The DNA region AACGATTGCATAGCGCCGGAACATCGAATCAGTTTTGTGTCCCGTGATTCGCATAGCAACGACTTGCGGCACTCCAGCTTTTATCAGATTGCGTGCAGCGCAGCGGCGAAGATCATGGAACAGGCGACCAGGGACGTTGGCGAACTTGCAAGCTGTCGCCCATGCTTTCCTAAATTCCCCGATGCGCTGGCCCTTCAGATGAAAGATGTACTCAGCCACGGTCGTGACGTTGCCCTTCTTGTCTTTCACCTTCCGAACTTCTCTCCGGCGCTCGATCAATTCGGCCAGTTCGCCCTCTAGCGCGATTGTGCGGCCCTCGCCGTTCTTGCTGTTCTCAGCTCTCAGCGTGATCGCATCGCCGTGAACGTCCGACCATTTGAGGCTCTGGACTTCGCCCTTGCGCATTCCGGTGATGTATGCGAACAAGGTGAAATCTTGCAGGTAGGCCGGAAGATGCGAGATGACGGAGCGAATCTCCGTCTCAGTGAAGAATCCAGAACGCGCATTGCCAGTCTCGCTCAGGTGCTTGATGACTGGCGCACTCGACAGACGCTTATTCTCGATTGCTAGAGCGAATGATTGGCCGAGAACCTGACAAAAACGATTGATCGTAGCGTCTTTGTATTTCGCCTCGCGCAAATCAAGTTGCCAGTTTGCAACGGCCTCGCTGGTAACAGCAGTTGCCCGCCATGCTCCGAAGCGCTCACGCACCTTCTTGACTGTCGATTCGGTGCGATCATTCCACTTCCCGCGCAGCTCATAGTCAGACTTGAGCGAATCCAGCAAATCGCCAACAGTGCAACGCTGCTGCGTCGGAGTGACGAATGCAGGCCCCCCGCCCTTCTCTGTGATTACCTGCTTCACCCGTGAGGTTAGGAATCGCTCAGCCTCATGGCGCTTCGCTTCGATGGCTTCCAGCTTCTCGCCAGTGCGAACGTGCTTTGCTACTTCGCGGTGCTGTTTGCCGTTGTGGTAGTACTCGACCCACCAATAGGGAGAACGGGGCAAACGAGAGAAAATGCGGCCATCGCCTTTCATTTCGATTTCTCCTTGCGTGGAACGTTCCAGTACGGGGTTTTGCATTTTGCGCAGCGCACCGGCAATTTGTCGGCAAGCCAGACGTAGCCGCAGCGCTCGCACTTGCACTCCAGACGCTTCACTTTTACTGTGCGTGTAACCATATTCTCTCGTAGTGTACACCTATGGAGATGGTTGTCAACAGAGAAATCGCAGGGGATTATTTGGACTTCCGACGAAGAGAAATGCCCATAGCCTTCAAGAGCTTCCTATCTTTTGGGTCAAGATGCTTGCCGAGTGGCCCAATACGCTGCTTGCGTGCTGGCTGCGGGTTGATCAGGATACTGTCTGCCAGTGAATTGAATTGCTGAGCGAACCTCATTGCATCGCTTCTGGCTGCATCCCGCTCAGACTTCAGAGTCTGTAGTTCGTTCGCTATAACAGTGAATGTGCGCACGAGGTCATTCTTGGCCTGATGTCGGGCCTTAGCGGTTGACTGGCTTTCATCGATTGTCGCTACCATGTCGTCAATCCA from Terriglobales bacterium includes:
- a CDS encoding site-specific integrase, which encodes MKGDGRIFSRLPRSPYWWVEYYHNGKQHREVAKHVRTGEKLEAIEAKRHEAERFLTSRVKQVITEKGGGPAFVTPTQQRCTVGDLLDSLKSDYELRGKWNDRTESTVKKVRERFGAWRATAVTSEAVANWQLDLREAKYKDATINRFCQVLGQSFALAIENKRLSSAPVIKHLSETGNARSGFFTETEIRSVISHLPAYLQDFTLFAYITGMRKGEVQSLKWSDVHGDAITLRAENSKNGEGRTIALEGELAELIERRREVRKVKDKKGNVTTVAEYIFHLKGQRIGEFRKAWATACKFANVPGRLFHDLRRCAARNLIKAGVPQVVAMRITGHKTDSMFRRYAIVEEAQQREALKAAEAYRQQQLEQDKAKVAQMPARTQ